The sequence below is a genomic window from Uranotaenia lowii strain MFRU-FL chromosome 2, ASM2978415v1, whole genome shotgun sequence.
CTTATACCCCAAacgcatagttttttttttaattgataaccATTAAATTAACCTTATCTTTAAAACGGAAATTTTCAATGTTATGTTCAAGAAGATTGCATACAACAAAAGCTAACGATTTGTTAACATTTGTTCCAATCGCTTTTAtggaaacttattttaaaagtccgaaaaattttgaaatgaacaatcattttaagaaatgttcacaaatagaaataaaaataatccatCATCCTATGAAAATCTTCATAGGACTTAAAAAACAAACCATCAAATCTCCCACTGCTTATTTCCGGTCGGGGGTCGGAGTCACCTTCTAGCGGAAGCGCCGCTTTTTGCCGTGCTTTTTACCGGCCGCCTTGGAAGCTTTACGCTTTTTGCCACCACCGCCTGACTTCGAGGATGGAAGTTCATCATCGAGGGCGCTGATATCACCGAAGCTCGTCAGTTCGTCGCCGAGGGTTCCTAGTGGTAAAAAGGATGAATTAGTATCTCGAAAAAGTTTGATTTCGGTAAGCTTTTGAAGAAGCGCATGCGCTCAATTTTCAGAAGGGAGTCCTCTAgagaattttttccaaaactgataTGGCAATCGACAGTTACaaacaatctgaaaaaaaaaagaaacaagacTCACCCAACGTGGTCAGCTTCCGGCTTCGATGTTTGTCAGCTTTGGTAATCGGCAACCGAGTAAGATACTTTTCTTCATACTCTTCCCGTTCCCGTTCTTTTCGAGACAAAACCTGTAGTGCTCGGGAGCTGGAAGAAATCTCCAATGGAGTGTCCAGGAATTCATCCTTCAGGTCCTGTATCAGTGACGAGCCGAGAGCTCGCTTTCGAGCTCGTTCTAACTGTTTCCGGGAGCGTTCGGCACGGGAGTCCTCTTCATAGGGCACGGCCATGTGCTTGGGGGGCACATAAACATCGTTACTACTGCTCACTTCCGTAGATTTTCCACCGGCAGCTGCCTTTTTGGCTTTCCGTAGCTTTTCCATAACCTTTGCTGAACTATCCGATTCATCGCCTGAAGATCCATCCTCACCATCGGCGCCTCCTTCAGCTGCTTCCGGCAGCTGAGAGCTCAGATTGCCCGGATTAGCTTTAAACGAGGTGGGATCATTTGCGGTTCCAGCATTTCCCGTCACGGCCGTTTTAACCAGTTTGTCGATCTGATAACGCAGTTTGTAGTCGATCGGGCGAATCTTTTCCAGAACCGTGCGGATTTCTATGAGCCGATCGATCGAGGGGTCCTTCTCGATTTTGTGACCTAAAAGATCAAAAATATAAGGATTATTCTCAAAGACTTACAAATTGGAAtactggaaaaatttgaaaagctaTAATACATAGTATTGCAACAAtgccagaaaaaataaaacaaagtcaAACAAAATTACATCCTTTTGTGTCttctaacaaaatttaacattcaCAAAAAATCACCGCTTTAACATTTAATTATTTCCGGGATTGTCATCCCTAATTTAATATTTCCTGTTGAAACGATCAATCTAcagtataaaattaaatttttcataacttcaATCATGTCTGCTCTATCTTGTCTCAATTTGCTCCATcgagaaacaaaaaatctggatgacgaaattttaatatctgaaaaaccattaatcaaaattttactcaaagTAGAGagtctaaaattaaaataacaaaaaaaaaaaagaataacactTCTCAATGAAAACGAATGATTTTCAAGTCTGAGAATTTCGGTTTCCAGCCTCCAGTGCGctgcattaaaataaaatttatttcgaatttatttactatttatttaaaattcgcaattgaaacctGCAactttcagattttattttccCAATTCCAAATCCTCATATGTAGTCCGTAACTTCCGACTTAAATAcatcaaattttctttcttgttCTCTTCAACCCACATGTACTAGATTTCAACTCTCCGTTTctaatttgttcaatttgatattttcaaagttaAGATATCAATAAAGCTACGATTACATTTTCCAGGAATTCAACTTCAGCCTTCTCATATTGAACTTACGATATTTGCCCTATTCCCATTTTCTATATTCAATTTAATAATTATTACTACTTTTTTGTCTATTGCCAATTTGTAATCGTTTGTTATCTATTTCCCATCACCTATTGTAGATAGTTTTAGTTAATTTGTCTTTTGCTTATTGCTTAGTAACTATTGCCTGTTGTCGATTTCCTTTTATCTCTTGTCAATTGCAAATTGTAGATAGTTTTAGTTAATTTGTCTTTTGCTTATTGCTTAATAACTATTGCCTGTTGTCGATTTCCTTTTATCTCTTGTCAATTGCAAATAGTatattaggggagataagggaataacgagcacccggggcacttcgcttttctacaaaagtatacattttcttaaataaattttcatgaggaatagtttcgtacttcctataacatcaattttttaccaaaaaataaatCTCCTTATTTTCTTTAccgaaatattttaacaaaaacatctaggttctcaagtgacgaaaatattatgattttcaaGCACCAGGAAATAAGCTTTAATGATCAttgaatcatcttgatctataatgtacgcactgcaacatgatatacatattgttcctcaattttcaccatcatttattatttaatttttcacttaaatgtattttaaaacgcgtttttactttaatttgttgactcggggtgaacagagcacaattaatcggggcacgatgagcgttttctgccgtagaatctagcagcgaattcaactcgatgtagcctactgaatgatagagctacagcttcaccagtttacatctgacgatttgtcttattggtaagatgtcggagaggtaatcagaagtttcgagttcgattcctgttcgaggagatttttttttcatttaccattcatgatcgattatttaaaTTGTTGCATTATATAACTAGTAGCATCTTGGCGGGTGATGCAGCAAAGCACtaaaaacataatgtatgagtgtgtgtgaattgtttgttttgtacaAACAATCACACATTTTTTtagtattgctttgtttgatggatctacgcctcaccgtttagtgtaaTGCATCgaccatgaatggtaaatgaataaaaaatcacctcgaataGGAATCGAattcgagcctactgattacctctccgacagcTAACCAAtaagccaaatcgtcagatgaaacatgccaagctgtagctctattatccagatgacttcatcgagtgaaattcgctgctagattccatggcagaaaacgctcatcgtgccccgatttctcattatgccccttcagtaactgattttcagctttcggcaaaagaaaatttaaaattcatttttaaacgttttttctactttttcgaGTATCAGCCAGTTAAGAAACAGACTTATTttgtgtctgaacacgaaacaatgatgtaagtcacatatcatagctgttttctatggttacaTAAGCGTCTTCCTTAAGGGCGCCATTATGCCTTTATCTCCCCTATTTGTTGCCTAATtccattttcttatttcttattgATCATGTTCTCTTTTCattccccttttcttatttatttttccactccgtctaatttctttgttttctttggtttttgacattttaatatttttcagagTTGCTAgcgaaattccaaagtttttctcggattttcccagattttcccagattttttcccggttataaatgatgattttcccaTTTATTATAAtcgtttttatatataaaatcatggtgaataaaaaaaactacaatgcAAAGGTTGGTggtgaatagaaaaaaatcaatgttataactaacaattgtatcccaaaaccTGTTAACAGGTTAGAATTCATGACAAATACTTCGGCGTCTTTCAACACGTAGTCTTCTCTTATCATattgacaggttttcatgatttttaaaacaaatctaacaaaattggcatctattcgttgttttgctgcacgattttgcgaaaaaacaagtccggttaaattgatcttgaaactaaaATGTACTTTTCCGCCACtgtgaaattttctagaatttttatagagttctaggaaaataaaaataaagtttatatagaaatatgtaaaaaatatacattgaaacaaaatatcaaatcagcttgtcaacatgaatggggatttgtcttaaaaaacttaaaatcatcagattgcaggaaaatatttagttattttctgaATTGCAGTgcatctttcaatattttttttgtactaatccaaagacatgttttagaaaaaaaatgtttatcttcCCAATACAAAACAATGCATAATTTTAACAGTGCTCTAGTCATTTGAACTTATGATtcatgaaaatgtagaaaatcatgtctaagacagggctgaacttaaatcgtttgaatgtaagatattattttgtatCAAGGTTAAAAACTTAGATTTCAACCGGAGCTTTCTTCGATACAATTTTCACATAAGACATATATTCCAGcgtagtaaaaatgtaaaactaaACACTTGCGGCGATATAATGCTTCGTTTCTCAGTTTTGAAACTccgtgaaaaaaattcaaacatgacaattttcccggtgaggtgccgaaattcccggtttctCGGTGACGCAACGAAATTCCAAAGTTcttcccggtattcccggttttcccggttcgatgGCAACCCTGATTTTTCCATTTACGATTTGTTTTCACATTCcgtattttccttttttaaatcctttttttctgTATCCTCtccagttttttcaattttattttctaagttGTAACATTTCCCCTTGCTCTATTTCATTTCTTGTATGCCTTCCGTCATTTTCTATAtcctctttttattttttttttctgtcttatccaattttcccttttttgatAGAGTGGATCAAACTAAATTTATCTTTTATTGTCAACTAACAATTGAAAATTGTGAATCTTAATTCAAACTTTCTCTCTCATTTTTAGAGTGTTAAGGGGTTATCGAAgatcaaaaggttttaaaaaaatatcgccaAGGTCCCGTtctttaaattgttattttaaaatttaataatgtttcgtcaaaatccattattcaaaacaatcatttaaaaaattaatatattatcttgcttaaattttttttttattatttcagtaTTTGAAATGGCTCATAGTTCATGCTCATAAATGTCCACAACaacacatttacaaaaaaaaaaacaattacaatgAATGTACCTAacggattgaaaaaaatcaatatgataAATTGCggcatttataaatattttaattgcaAATTGCACTATTTAAAAACCCTCTCTTCACATGTCACAATGTAACgtttgcatgagtaaatttgaacttttaggtttgtatgggaaaattgaatattatgtactgaaaaatcaacatcatttttgtttcgtctgtggaaccgagccagttgatggttttgtgccaatttataaaattccataaggaaattttccgctgaacaactttgtccaagaccgtaacttcatatcttattagacaaaaaagttattagctgttgaatagggatatgtcttttcacactgataaacaataaattcaattgacatcactgcagggtgccttGAGAAGTATTGCGTGAATACTTTTTATGCAATAtttcgcgaggctcaagcagtgatgttaattgaatttattgttaatcaatgcgaaaagatatacccctgttaaaccgctaataactttttttcctaataagatacgaagttacagtcttggacaaagttgttcaacggaaaatttccttaaggaattttataaattggcacaaaaaccatcaactGGTTTGGTTACACAGAAGAAacgaaaataatgttgatttttcagtacaaaatatgcaattttcccatacaaacctaaaagttcaaatttactcatgtaaacgttactttaaaattctgcaaaaaatcatggatgagttttgggccaaaacgaagctttttagaccccagggtttgagaaattcaaaaatgaccccaaatcgactcagtctaatgtcacatgtatgtcacaaatcgtaacgccgCGACGAATCTACAATGAAAATTACGTAAGACCATCCTCCTCCCCATTCATTaccaatttttctattttttttctttaaggtTCGAAAAAGGTTTTTGCGTAATAATTGTTAACGTTCtttaattttgtacattttgcaatttttcaaatggCGATGTTGTGgatttaaactaaggttgccagaattttatcagcacgtatccgggtcggacaaatccgacaattttatctaaaaacctggtaaaactcggagtatttgatatcaaaatgatATCAAACGTGGATAAAACCGGCAAccttaattgaaacaaattaacaaaatttcttatatctaTCTATAAGCATTTTAACTTGGTCCATTCATCAAAAGAACTTtagtaaattatgtaaattatcGAAAGTTTACTcagtaattttttccaatttgttagtttttgtaaagctttaacagaaaagggtttatttatgaaaattaaaccaaatctaaacatattttaattgaCAATGTATTTATGTATCTACATCAATAATAAAAACCAGACCGAATATACAGTTGGGTAGTAGAATTTAACTAGAACCGGTTTGGTACTGATAAATTACTCAGAAGAAAGAATTATTTATAGCACAATTTTTACTTGAAAAGGGGGCAATTAttataaaacaatcaaattcgAGCTCATCCCGTTTATAGAAGACTTTCCCAATACACTTGATAAATCGAGACAccggaaaatttgaaaagagttaGATTGAGATGAGGTTGAGgtccgtactttgaaaaatcaat
It includes:
- the LOC129747284 gene encoding neuroguidin, with product MVQALDEYDIQPDLPQALRLLGEMNTNFKQVSDLVGNTLQRVKTGELSTEYGLNFLEIKYHMLLNYLINLTYVVLRKCSGHKIEKDPSIDRLIEIRTVLEKIRPIDYKLRYQIDKLVKTAVTGNAGTANDPTSFKANPGNLSSQLPEAAEGGADGEDGSSGDESDSSAKVMEKLRKAKKAAAGGKSTEVSSSNDVYVPPKHMAVPYEEDSRAERSRKQLERARKRALGSSLIQDLKDEFLDTPLEISSSSRALQVLSRKEREREEYEEKYLTRLPITKADKHRSRKLTTLGTLGDELTSFGDISALDDELPSSKSGGGGKKRKASKAAGKKHGKKRRFR